A region from the Kineothrix sp. IPX-CK genome encodes:
- a CDS encoding sensor histidine kinase KdpD, which yields MGNDHIFSGVVSKQQTVMANEKKCGLLKIYFGYAAGVGKTFAMLKDAQEVKSNGVDVVAGYIEPHARPETAALLGNLEVLPFLELNYKNVILKEFDLDEALRRRPELILVDELAHTNAEGCRHAKRYQDVEELLRAGIDVYTTINVQHIESLNDVVFAITGITVRERIPDSVFDSADQIEVVDIEPEELLERLNKGKVYSEEQARRALSNFFTKENLIALREIALRLTADQVNRIAAQNNEPSKNSGAYSNEHILVCLSSAPSNAKVIRTAARMADAFHGTFTALFVQTTEALEYEDKDRTRLREHLRLAEQLGAQIAAVYGEDVPGQIAEYAKVSRVSKIVIGRSSHIKRWLVKTNFVDKLSMLAPNLDIYIIPDTNPSYHLRPPKFVKPAEFSPVDSFKTIGILIACTLIGLWFDFLGFSEANIITTFILGVLFNSIVTRGRIYSALSSVLGVLVFNFVFTQPQYSLQAALPSYPVTFIVMLAASLITSTLTKRVKEQARQDAQKAYRTEVLLETSQKLQQASNQSEIIKETAQQMVKLLDRTVIFYLSKENTLSSPMVFGCEEEEALRRYLSEDELAVAEWVYKNNKRAGATTNTLSAAKCLYLAVRGKDKVFAVVGIVMEKHVSLEMFEKSLVIAMLGECALALEKEWLSETQKQISMQMQQEQLRANLLRAISHDLRTPLTSISGNAGILRGNSKVLSEEQKQGLYTDIYDDSLWLINLVENLLSITRIDNGTLNLNMQPELLEDVIIEALLHINRRSVEHKIETVLEDEFLMARMDSRLIIQVIINIIDNAIKYTQEGSSIVISAKRDGAFIRVEIADDGSGIQDSAKEKLFDMFYTAKNISSDSRRGLGLGLPLCKSIINAHGGTIYVRDNMPQGTVFVFTLRAEEVNVHE from the coding sequence ATGGGAAACGATCATATATTTTCTGGTGTTGTTTCCAAGCAGCAAACCGTTATGGCTAACGAAAAGAAATGCGGGTTACTGAAAATCTATTTTGGTTATGCTGCTGGTGTCGGCAAGACCTTCGCTATGTTGAAAGATGCGCAAGAAGTCAAAAGCAATGGTGTCGATGTAGTGGCAGGATATATAGAACCTCATGCCCGCCCTGAAACAGCCGCTCTTTTGGGCAATCTGGAGGTCCTGCCATTTCTGGAATTGAACTATAAAAATGTTATATTAAAGGAGTTCGATTTGGACGAAGCCCTCCGCAGACGGCCTGAACTGATTTTGGTAGATGAACTGGCCCATACGAATGCCGAGGGGTGCCGCCATGCTAAGCGTTATCAGGATGTGGAAGAGTTGCTGCGCGCAGGCATAGATGTATATACTACTATTAATGTTCAGCATATTGAAAGCCTTAACGATGTAGTGTTCGCCATTACAGGTATCACGGTACGAGAACGTATCCCAGACAGTGTATTTGACAGTGCCGATCAGATTGAGGTTGTGGATATTGAGCCTGAAGAACTCCTTGAACGTCTGAATAAAGGGAAGGTTTATAGCGAAGAGCAGGCACGGCGGGCTCTTTCAAATTTCTTTACGAAGGAGAACCTGATTGCCCTTCGTGAAATTGCGCTAAGGCTCACTGCAGATCAGGTTAACCGTATTGCGGCACAAAACAACGAGCCATCAAAAAACAGCGGTGCTTATTCTAATGAGCATATATTGGTTTGTTTATCTTCGGCACCTTCCAATGCTAAAGTAATCCGTACAGCGGCGAGAATGGCTGACGCATTTCACGGTACTTTTACAGCGTTGTTTGTGCAAACTACAGAAGCATTAGAATATGAAGACAAAGACAGAACGCGGCTGAGGGAACATCTAAGGCTTGCAGAACAGCTTGGAGCACAAATTGCTGCCGTATATGGGGAGGATGTTCCGGGACAGATTGCGGAGTATGCAAAGGTGAGCCGGGTATCCAAAATTGTTATAGGACGATCCAGTCATATAAAAAGATGGTTGGTAAAAACTAATTTTGTCGATAAGCTGTCTATGCTGGCCCCTAATTTAGATATTTATATTATTCCTGATACCAATCCCTCTTACCATTTGCGCCCGCCTAAGTTCGTAAAGCCGGCAGAGTTTTCACCGGTGGATTCTTTTAAAACGATAGGGATTTTAATTGCGTGTACATTGATCGGACTGTGGTTCGATTTTCTTGGCTTTAGTGAAGCGAACATCATCACTACATTTATTTTAGGTGTACTTTTTAATTCCATCGTTACGAGAGGAAGAATATACAGTGCGTTATCCTCCGTTCTGGGCGTACTGGTGTTTAACTTTGTTTTTACACAGCCCCAGTATTCTTTACAGGCGGCTCTTCCAAGTTATCCGGTTACCTTTATTGTCATGCTGGCGGCTTCTCTCATTACCAGTACTCTGACCAAGAGAGTAAAGGAGCAGGCCCGTCAGGACGCGCAAAAGGCTTACCGGACAGAAGTGCTTCTGGAAACAAGTCAAAAACTGCAGCAGGCAAGCAATCAATCGGAAATTATAAAAGAAACAGCGCAACAAATGGTTAAATTGCTTGACAGAACTGTGATCTTTTATCTTAGTAAGGAAAATACATTATCCTCTCCTATGGTGTTTGGCTGCGAAGAGGAGGAAGCTTTGCGCAGATATCTTAGTGAGGATGAGCTTGCGGTGGCGGAGTGGGTCTATAAAAATAACAAGCGGGCCGGAGCGACTACAAATACCCTTTCTGCCGCCAAATGCCTATATCTGGCGGTACGGGGAAAAGACAAAGTGTTTGCCGTCGTAGGAATCGTTATGGAAAAGCATGTTTCATTGGAGATGTTTGAAAAGAGCCTGGTAATTGCCATGCTGGGCGAGTGTGCCCTGGCTTTGGAAAAAGAATGGCTGAGTGAAACACAAAAACAAATATCTATGCAGATGCAGCAGGAGCAGCTTAGGGCCAACCTCCTTAGGGCAATTTCTCATGACTTGCGGACACCTCTCACCAGTATCTCCGGCAATGCCGGTATTCTCAGAGGTAATTCCAAAGTTCTAAGCGAGGAGCAAAAACAGGGACTTTATACCGATATTTATGATGATTCCTTGTGGCTGATAAATTTGGTAGAAAACCTGCTATCCATTACCCGGATTGACAATGGAACGTTGAATCTGAACATGCAGCCGGAACTTTTGGAAGATGTGATCATAGAAGCATTACTTCATATCAATCGACGAAGTGTGGAACATAAAATTGAAACTGTGCTTGAGGATGAATTTTTAATGGCCAGGATGGATTCACGGCTTATCATTCAGGTTATTATCAATATTATTGATAACGCAATCAAGTATACACAGGAAGGCTCGAGCATTGTGATCTCGGCAAAAAGAGATGGAGCATTTATTCGAGTCGAAATAGCCGATGATGGTTCAGGCATTCAGGATTCGGCTAAGGAAAAACTGTTCGATATGTTTTATACGGCTAAAAATATCAGTTCGGACAGCCGACGTGGACTTGGATTGGGTCTGCCGCTATGCAAATCTATTATCAATGCGCATGGGGGAACTATTTATGTAAGAGATAATATGCCGCAGGGTACGGTATTTGTATTTACTTTGCGGGCAGAGGAGGTAAATGTTCATGAATAA
- a CDS encoding response regulator transcription factor translates to MNKPLILVVEDDKAVQKLITTTLETQSYQYHTAGTGKGSILEAVSRKPDIMILDLGLPDMNGIDVIKKVRTWSNMPIIVVSARSEDRDKIDALDAGADDYLTKPFSVDELLARLRVSLRRVRYDSEKLQRDATVFTNENMKIDYAAGCVWIDDEEIHLTPMEYKLLCLLAKNVGKVLTHNFILQEIWGSYSSDIPALRVFMATLRKKIEKDASQPKYIQTHIGVGYRMLRVGDDGKSG, encoded by the coding sequence ATGAATAAACCATTGATTTTGGTTGTGGAAGATGACAAGGCCGTTCAAAAGTTAATCACAACCACCCTTGAGACACAAAGCTATCAATATCATACGGCAGGAACGGGCAAGGGCTCAATCTTAGAAGCAGTATCCAGGAAGCCGGATATCATGATTCTGGATTTGGGACTTCCGGACATGAATGGTATAGATGTTATCAAAAAAGTTCGGACATGGTCTAATATGCCCATTATTGTAGTAAGCGCACGCAGCGAAGATCGAGATAAGATAGATGCCTTAGATGCCGGTGCGGACGATTATCTGACCAAACCGTTCAGTGTGGATGAACTTCTGGCGAGGCTAAGGGTCAGTCTGCGCCGGGTACGTTATGACAGTGAAAAACTGCAAAGAGACGCGACCGTATTTACGAATGAGAATATGAAAATTGATTATGCTGCGGGCTGTGTGTGGATAGACGATGAGGAAATACATCTGACACCCATGGAGTATAAGCTCTTGTGTTTGCTGGCTAAGAATGTCGGGAAGGTCTTAACACATAATTTTATTCTCCAAGAGATATGGGGAAGTTATTCCAGCGATATTCCTGCCCTGCGCGTTTTTATGGCAACGCTGCGCAAGAAAATTGAAAAGGATGCTTCACAACCCAAGTATATACAAACACACATCGGCGTCGGGTATCGTATGCTCCGTGTGGGCGACGACGGGAAATCCGGTTGA
- a CDS encoding SPL family radical SAM protein has product MRFDAVYYEPAALNYELGRMLQEKYAALPWIEIESHNHIPELAASENRDFAKLKNHLIIGTRKTHKYVPNHKVSDWLVPYTSSGCRAMCLYCYLVCNYNKCSYLRLFVNREQMLDRLLKKAAAAPSPQTFEIGSNSDLLLENAITDNLIYTIQRFAQEGRGHLTFPTKFDMVNPLLGLDHKGKIIFRMSVNPQEIISRIELGTSSLSARIHALNEMAEAGYPVGILLAPIILLPDWKQLYGRLIKQLAEELSPKVKQNSFIEIILMTYSFVQNAINTDAFPNSVMLLNRETMTGRGRGKYCYRNEVRQEVEAFLRQKLSEQLEDMPILYIS; this is encoded by the coding sequence ATGCGCTTTGATGCAGTTTATTATGAACCGGCTGCGCTCAACTATGAATTGGGCCGGATGCTCCAAGAGAAATATGCTGCTTTGCCTTGGATAGAAATAGAGAGTCACAACCATATACCCGAGTTGGCAGCGTCAGAGAACCGTGATTTTGCAAAGTTAAAAAATCATCTAATCATTGGTACGAGAAAAACCCACAAATATGTCCCCAACCATAAGGTTTCGGACTGGCTGGTACCATATACTTCTTCAGGCTGCCGGGCAATGTGCCTATATTGTTACCTGGTATGCAATTACAACAAATGCTCCTATCTTCGCCTGTTCGTCAATCGCGAGCAAATGCTGGACAGGCTTCTGAAAAAAGCCGCTGCCGCTCCCTCCCCGCAAACCTTTGAGATAGGCAGCAACAGCGACTTGCTGTTGGAAAATGCAATCACAGACAATCTGATCTATACCATCCAGCGCTTTGCGCAGGAAGGCCGCGGACACCTTACCTTTCCTACAAAATTCGATATGGTAAATCCACTGCTCGGTCTCGACCATAAAGGCAAGATCATTTTTCGCATGAGCGTGAATCCACAAGAGATCATAAGCCGTATAGAATTAGGAACATCTTCGCTGTCGGCACGGATCCATGCGTTGAACGAAATGGCTGAGGCCGGATATCCGGTGGGAATACTGCTCGCCCCGATCATTCTGCTTCCGGACTGGAAACAATTATATGGCAGACTGATTAAGCAGCTGGCCGAAGAGCTAAGCCCAAAGGTTAAACAGAACAGCTTCATAGAAATCATACTAATGACTTACAGCTTCGTACAAAATGCCATAAACACAGATGCCTTCCCTAATTCCGTAATGCTTTTAAACCGGGAAACCATGACCGGACGCGGACGCGGCAAATATTGCTACCGAAACGAAGTTCGGCAGGAGGTAGAAGCTTTTTTACGTCAAAAGCTGTCTGAGCAGTTAGAAGATATGCCAATATTATATATTTCATAA
- a CDS encoding putative holin-like toxin: MFIMDTYQTLSLIFQFGGFLVALLVYVHKTK, translated from the coding sequence ATGTTTATTATGGATACATATCAAACATTATCTTTAATATTTCAATTCGGAGGGTTTCTAGTTGCTTTACTCGTATATGTGCATAAAACAAAATAA
- a CDS encoding cupin domain-containing protein — protein sequence MDYLNDTTNIIDQGPRPFVTDLRQDTISNTYFRAARWTCKNMQLTLMSVPVDSDIGLDVHQTSDQFFYIEQGSALVIMGNCEDCLQYQAHITEDYAVIVPAGIWHNIVNTGSIPLKMFTIYAPSLHPHGSIHRSKEEASIYESME from the coding sequence ATGGATTATTTAAACGATACCACAAACATCATCGATCAGGGGCCCAGGCCCTTCGTGACCGATTTAAGGCAGGACACGATAAGCAACACTTACTTCCGTGCCGCTCGCTGGACCTGCAAAAATATGCAGCTCACTCTAATGTCTGTACCAGTAGATTCCGATATCGGTCTGGATGTCCACCAAACCTCCGATCAGTTTTTCTATATCGAACAGGGCAGCGCCCTGGTCATCATGGGGAATTGTGAGGATTGCCTTCAATATCAGGCACATATAACGGAAGATTATGCCGTCATAGTTCCTGCAGGTATATGGCACAACATAGTCAATACAGGTTCCATTCCTCTAAAAATGTTTACCATCTATGCACCTTCTCTTCATCCTCACGGAAGTATACACCGGTCGAAAGAGGAAGCGTCAATCTATGAAAGCATGGAGTAG
- a CDS encoding alpha/beta hydrolase, which translates to MKDYRNDVVWKEMQVFLPEQNRLSAGTMPEEYFIPVHDMNIHIDHYKVSKPKATVILFHGVGGNGRLLSFIAVRLKISGYEVICPDFPLYGCTQYSGTITYDIWVKCGCEILSFYQRQAARSIFLFGLSAGGMLAYQTASECPEICGVITTCILDQRNPYITKKTAANPLMGAAAKPFLGAMNKIAGKINMPMKAIANMKAIANNSELADLLMKDKKSSGVSVPIAFVHSMLNPALKIEPEQFISCPFLLVHPGLDKWTDVSLSRIFYDKLGCIKEIHILENAGHFPIEEKGLLQLEEHCLHFLEAYRNS; encoded by the coding sequence ATGAAAGATTACCGTAACGACGTCGTGTGGAAAGAAATGCAGGTTTTCCTTCCTGAACAAAACAGACTCTCCGCCGGGACCATGCCCGAAGAATATTTCATACCGGTACACGACATGAATATACATATAGATCACTATAAGGTAAGCAAGCCTAAAGCAACTGTCATTTTATTCCATGGAGTCGGAGGGAACGGCAGGCTGCTTTCCTTTATTGCCGTCCGTCTGAAAATAAGCGGATATGAAGTCATATGTCCGGATTTTCCTTTATACGGCTGCACCCAATACAGCGGCACCATAACCTATGATATCTGGGTAAAATGCGGATGTGAAATCCTATCCTTCTACCAAAGGCAAGCCGCCAGAAGCATCTTCCTGTTCGGCCTGAGCGCCGGCGGTATGCTCGCATATCAGACAGCCAGCGAATGTCCGGAAATATGCGGAGTCATTACAACCTGCATACTGGATCAAAGAAATCCTTACATTACCAAGAAAACGGCGGCCAACCCGCTTATGGGAGCCGCTGCCAAGCCTTTTCTGGGCGCCATGAACAAAATAGCGGGTAAAATTAATATGCCGATGAAAGCCATCGCAAATATGAAGGCCATTGCCAACAACAGCGAACTGGCCGACTTGCTCATGAAAGACAAAAAGTCCTCGGGAGTCTCTGTTCCCATCGCCTTTGTTCATTCCATGCTGAATCCGGCGTTAAAAATCGAGCCCGAGCAATTCATATCCTGCCCTTTTCTTCTCGTTCATCCGGGTCTTGACAAATGGACGGACGTGTCCCTGAGCCGGATATTCTACGATAAGCTCGGCTGTATCAAAGAAATACACATACTGGAGAATGCCGGACATTTTCCTATCGAAGAAAAAGGCCTTTTACAGCTGGAGGAGCATTGCCTGCATTTTCTTGAGGCTTATCGAAACAGTTAA